One stretch of Paenibacillus sp. FSL R5-0341 DNA includes these proteins:
- a CDS encoding carbohydrate ABC transporter permease: MNGKVAKEDLDSRIFDTLNMILLIICTVVILVPLWNVIISSFSSGKALAEGGFIFWSPEFSLENYRAVFNDQGIWQAFFISVSKTTIGVVTHVFFCAMVGYGLSKKYIRGRKLYVAMGVITMFFSGGMIPTYLLIKSLGLLNSFWVYIIPALFSFYDVVILMNFFRNVPDSLEESAKIDGAGDWHIFLKIFIPLSMPAMATIALFNGVGQWNDFMTTKLYITDQSLYPLQMMLYEIIVQSQTQSMQNVGGSAVIETTTKGVQLATIVITTLPIVLIYPIVQRYFISGMMLGAVKE; this comes from the coding sequence GTGAATGGAAAGGTGGCAAAAGAAGATCTCGATAGTCGGATCTTTGATACCTTAAATATGATTTTGCTAATCATTTGTACGGTTGTTATTCTGGTTCCGCTTTGGAATGTCATCATCTCTTCCTTTAGTTCAGGCAAAGCGTTGGCGGAAGGTGGGTTCATCTTCTGGTCACCGGAATTCTCACTGGAGAATTACAGAGCTGTCTTCAACGATCAGGGCATCTGGCAGGCCTTCTTCATATCAGTGTCCAAAACAACGATCGGCGTTGTTACACATGTGTTCTTCTGTGCCATGGTTGGCTACGGTCTGAGCAAAAAGTACATAAGAGGCCGTAAATTATACGTTGCCATGGGGGTCATCACCATGTTCTTCTCGGGTGGCATGATCCCCACGTATCTGTTAATCAAATCACTTGGCTTGCTTAACAGCTTCTGGGTATACATTATCCCAGCGTTATTCAGCTTCTATGATGTCGTGATTCTGATGAATTTCTTCCGGAATGTCCCGGATTCTCTGGAAGAATCGGCCAAGATTGACGGCGCAGGGGATTGGCATATTTTCCTGAAAATATTCATTCCACTCTCCATGCCTGCCATGGCTACAATTGCGCTATTTAATGGGGTGGGGCAATGGAACGACTTCATGACAACCAAGTTATACATTACCGATCAGTCACTGTATCCGCTCCAGATGATGTTGTATGAGATTATCGTGCAGTCCCAGACCCAATCCATGCAAAATGTCGGGGGTTCGGCTGTCATTGAAACAACAACGAAAGGCGTGCAATTGGCCACCATTGTCATTACAACACTACCGATCGTGCTGATCTATCCCATCGTTCAGAGATACTTTATCTCGGGTATGATGCTGGGTGCTGTTAAGGAATAG
- a CDS encoding LacI family DNA-binding transcriptional regulator, which produces MAKITIKDVAREAGVSISTVSNALNGVDVLNPETKSHVLKVAERLNYVPNLNGKLLKSGQTKMLGFFTTSVSGPYFYKLVESMSRECDRLGYGLNVFVTKDKHVIMSNILGRRVDGVIIYEELRIDEQDIIAMEKDKIKAVFLDRVYQSDTMGSVIFDSYVAAYEATKYLIGLGHKKIAYISGVDTMFDSVQRKDGYLAALREYQLPIDEDYIIQGYFEEESTYSAIKSFLHLHPGKRPDAFLAGNDLSAIGCMHALKSEGFEVPQDVSVVGFDDIDIAQYFSPPLTTVRNQIARQGILAINQLVGMIKEKEQGAAQKLAGELVVRGSSHVKIDRKDYRT; this is translated from the coding sequence ATGGCAAAAATAACGATTAAAGATGTAGCAAGGGAAGCGGGCGTATCCATATCGACGGTTTCCAACGCCTTGAATGGTGTAGATGTCTTGAACCCGGAGACGAAATCGCATGTTCTCAAGGTGGCAGAGCGTTTAAACTATGTGCCCAATCTGAACGGCAAGCTATTGAAGTCCGGTCAAACCAAAATGCTGGGTTTTTTCACCACAAGTGTATCGGGTCCATATTTCTATAAGCTGGTGGAGTCGATGTCTCGCGAATGTGATCGGCTTGGGTATGGTTTGAATGTATTTGTGACTAAGGATAAACACGTAATTATGAGTAACATTCTGGGGCGGCGGGTGGATGGTGTCATCATCTACGAAGAGCTTCGGATCGATGAGCAAGATATTATTGCTATGGAGAAAGATAAGATCAAGGCTGTTTTTTTGGATCGGGTCTATCAGAGCGATACGATGGGAAGTGTCATTTTTGACTCGTATGTGGCGGCTTACGAAGCAACCAAGTATTTAATTGGGCTGGGGCACAAGAAAATTGCTTATATTTCGGGTGTGGACACGATGTTTGATAGTGTGCAGCGTAAAGATGGCTATCTGGCGGCTCTGCGTGAATACCAGCTTCCAATCGATGAAGATTACATTATACAAGGGTATTTTGAGGAGGAGAGCACGTATAGTGCTATAAAATCTTTTCTTCACTTGCATCCTGGCAAGCGGCCTGATGCATTTCTTGCGGGGAATGACTTGAGTGCCATTGGTTGTATGCATGCGTTGAAATCTGAGGGCTTTGAAGTGCCTCAAGATGTTAGTGTCGTGGGCTTTGATGATATCGATATCGCACAGTATTTTTCCCCACCACTCACAACGGTAAGAAATCAAATTGCAAGACAGGGTATCCTGGCCATCAATCAACTGGTGGGCATGATCAAGGAGAAAGAACAAGGGGCTGCACAGAAATTGGCGGGTGAGCTAGTGGTGAGAGGTTCAAGCCATGTGAAGATCGACCGGAAAGATTATCGTACATAA
- a CDS encoding DUF3817 domain-containing protein — protein sequence MKTVTGRFRIAGIWEGVSLLLLIFIAMPLKYFADISSAVAVMGMIHGILFPLYLIALVHLALVKKWNITRWLMGGLAGLLPFGTFVFESYLRKRDWK from the coding sequence ATGAAGACAGTGACAGGCCGATTCAGAATTGCGGGCATATGGGAGGGCGTATCCTTACTTCTATTGATTTTTATTGCTATGCCTCTGAAATATTTTGCAGATATCTCTTCCGCTGTAGCCGTAATGGGCATGATTCATGGTATTTTGTTTCCTTTATACCTTATTGCACTAGTGCATTTGGCTCTGGTCAAAAAGTGGAATATAACACGCTGGTTGATGGGTGGACTGGCGGGTCTATTGCCTTTCGGAACTTTCGTATTCGAATCTTATCTTCGGAAGAGAGATTGGAAATAA
- a CDS encoding LacI family DNA-binding transcriptional regulator, which translates to MSKFDEIMKRSGYSKATVSRVINHSPHVSDEARQIITDIMKQLNYIPNRNAVSLSTGQTKQIGIVTSTTGEIILTFMNQFIDTAMDFGFQTIIYTSRGDRDIELQAFEDLRSKRVDGLVIIACVNDPRKLKAYMEYGPIVSWQRMGNDEIPSVAMDQAEGYKLALEHLVSKGYTRIANAFGRTESLNTQSRRKAYESFMKSRGLQVWTEAYQYSVFSSSDGEEAMRRMAEGPELPQAVLCSNDYAAIGILSEARRRNIQVPEQLAIVGFDDIELSRVLGITTIHNPIAEQATQAFHQLWAVLGKTNLKTEQLTYHLIERETT; encoded by the coding sequence ATGTCCAAGTTTGATGAAATTATGAAGCGGTCCGGTTACTCAAAAGCGACCGTGTCACGCGTGATTAATCATTCTCCGCATGTTAGTGATGAAGCAAGACAGATCATAACGGATATTATGAAACAGTTGAATTATATTCCCAACCGAAATGCGGTATCGTTATCTACCGGGCAGACCAAGCAGATTGGAATTGTGACATCTACCACAGGTGAGATCATTCTTACGTTCATGAATCAATTCATTGATACAGCCATGGATTTTGGATTTCAGACGATTATCTATACATCCCGTGGAGATCGGGATATTGAATTACAGGCTTTCGAAGATCTGCGCAGCAAACGAGTGGATGGGTTAGTTATTATTGCTTGTGTCAATGATCCTCGGAAATTAAAGGCTTATATGGAGTATGGGCCCATTGTCTCCTGGCAGCGAATGGGGAATGATGAGATTCCGTCTGTTGCGATGGATCAGGCAGAAGGGTATAAGTTAGCTCTGGAGCATCTGGTATCAAAAGGATACACCCGAATTGCGAATGCATTTGGTAGGACTGAAAGTTTGAATACCCAGAGCCGCCGTAAAGCCTATGAATCTTTCATGAAGAGTAGAGGGTTGCAGGTGTGGACTGAAGCATATCAATATTCCGTATTTAGCTCCTCCGATGGCGAAGAAGCGATGCGGAGAATGGCTGAGGGACCAGAACTTCCACAGGCCGTATTATGTTCGAATGATTATGCAGCCATCGGCATTCTGAGTGAAGCACGCAGACGGAATATACAGGTACCGGAACAACTCGCCATTGTGGGGTTTGATGATATAGAGCTTTCCCGTGTTCTCGGAATCACGACTATACACAATCCGATTGCGGAGCAAGCCACCCAGGCTTTCCATCAATTGTGGGCCGTATTGGGTAAAACAAATTTGAAGACGGAGCAGCTGACATACCATCTGATTGAGCGTGAGACGACTTGA
- a CDS encoding ABC transporter permease subunit has product MGQRIKEFIVDYRRQWEIQSMIIPGIIFMIIFCYIPIYGLTIAFKNYTVIDTLATAPWVGLDNFRIILSDKYFWDAVVNTLGISFLKLGIGFVIPIILAIMIYELNSGRFKKFVQTVSYLPHFLSWIVLGGMLITWFSTTGLFNQLLLSLGVISQPQNILLDAGKYWWIATLSDIWKEAGWGTILYLAIMAKIDPTYYEAAKIDGASRLRQIWNITLPNMKSIISLNLILTVSGLLGSNLDQTLVLMNSQNRDKAEVINSYVYRMGMSQGDFSYATAVGLGVSIISVILLVTANKITSKLNDNQSVL; this is encoded by the coding sequence ATGGGACAACGGATCAAAGAATTCATAGTGGATTATCGAAGACAATGGGAGATTCAATCAATGATTATCCCTGGCATTATCTTTATGATTATTTTCTGTTATATCCCGATCTACGGGTTGACGATTGCATTCAAAAATTACACAGTCATTGATACACTGGCTACTGCTCCATGGGTAGGACTGGATAATTTCAGAATCATTTTGTCTGACAAATACTTCTGGGATGCGGTCGTGAACACTCTGGGGATCAGCTTTTTGAAACTGGGTATAGGCTTCGTGATTCCCATCATTCTTGCGATCATGATCTACGAGTTAAACAGCGGACGCTTCAAGAAATTTGTGCAAACGGTTTCATATTTACCTCACTTTTTGTCCTGGATCGTACTTGGGGGAATGCTGATTACCTGGTTTTCAACAACGGGGTTATTTAATCAATTGTTACTTAGCCTGGGAGTGATCTCGCAACCACAGAACATCTTGCTGGACGCAGGCAAGTATTGGTGGATTGCTACCTTATCGGATATCTGGAAAGAGGCAGGTTGGGGAACCATTCTGTATCTGGCGATCATGGCGAAGATTGATCCTACGTATTATGAAGCTGCCAAAATTGATGGTGCAAGCCGTCTTAGACAGATATGGAATATCACATTGCCCAACATGAAATCAATCATCAGCTTAAATCTGATTCTAACTGTAAGCGGTTTATTAGGATCCAATCTGGATCAGACACTGGTTCTCATGAACTCCCAGAACCGCGACAAAGCGGAAGTCATCAATTCGTACGTCTATCGTATGGGGATGTCTCAGGGTGACTTTTCATATGCAACGGCCGTTGGCTTGGGCGTCTCAATCATCTCTGTCATTCTGCTCGTCACGGCGAACAAAATTACGAGCAAATTAAACGATAATCAATCTGTGTTGTAG
- a CDS encoding thioredoxin family protein: MKDIHELTSIEMVEEVIQQHELFFLYVSRPECSVCHALLPKIRALLEPYSSIYLGHINANEVEEVASKFLIFTVPTMIMFVEQKEYIRADRFVRLERLEEQLQQIHSMYKQDGE, from the coding sequence ATGAAAGATATTCATGAGTTAACTTCCATAGAAATGGTTGAAGAAGTTATTCAACAACATGAATTGTTTTTTTTGTATGTATCTCGTCCAGAGTGCAGTGTATGTCACGCTTTACTCCCCAAGATCAGGGCTTTGCTTGAACCTTATTCATCAATATACCTGGGTCACATTAATGCTAACGAAGTGGAAGAGGTTGCGTCCAAGTTTCTTATTTTTACCGTTCCAACAATGATCATGTTTGTGGAGCAGAAGGAATATATTCGAGCGGATCGTTTTGTTCGCTTGGAACGTCTGGAAGAGCAACTGCAACAGATCCACTCCATGTATAAACAGGATGGGGAATAG